A portion of the Natronococcus sp. AD-5 genome contains these proteins:
- a CDS encoding winged helix-turn-helix transcriptional regulator, which yields MSTASDWQRTWHSLRDLLGAKWSVHVLRRLSTGACGFNELKRELDGITATMLSRRLKELECHGLVDRSVAPTTPPTTTYRLTPRGRRFAAVLEEMESLVEAVDCDRPAERTCVGTDRRCLTVRSRGE from the coding sequence ATGAGTACGGCTTCCGACTGGCAGCGAACGTGGCACTCGCTTCGCGACCTCCTCGGCGCGAAGTGGTCGGTCCACGTCCTCCGGCGACTCTCGACCGGTGCGTGCGGATTCAACGAACTGAAGCGCGAACTCGACGGAATCACGGCGACGATGCTCTCGCGCCGACTGAAGGAACTGGAGTGTCACGGCCTCGTCGACCGATCCGTCGCTCCGACGACGCCGCCGACGACGACCTATCGACTCACCCCTCGCGGGCGACGCTTCGCCGCGGTCCTCGAGGAGATGGAATCGCTCGTCGAGGCGGTCGACTGCGATCGCCCGGCCGAGCGGACGTGCGTCGGGACCGATCGGCGCTGTCTGACCGTTCGGTCTCGCGGCGAGTAA
- a CDS encoding DUF2703 domain-containing protein: MDAVREHRNVTVEEPSPAAHGRRRVVVDFLFLDRETCSRCAGTDAALESAIDRVAGLLDALAVDVVVRPIRVESAETARRTELEVSPTVRIDGRDVQPNAVTNPCVECSDRCADGSGIDCRLWTYRGETHATPPVELLVEALLRAAVGRPDAVAPRRSDGAFELAEDLEAFFGRSGDDRPDCGC; encoded by the coding sequence ATGGACGCAGTACGCGAACACCGAAACGTCACCGTCGAAGAACCGTCACCCGCGGCGCACGGGCGCCGACGCGTCGTCGTCGACTTCCTGTTTCTCGATCGGGAAACCTGTTCCCGGTGTGCCGGTACCGACGCGGCCCTCGAGAGCGCGATCGATCGCGTCGCCGGCCTCCTCGACGCGCTCGCCGTCGACGTCGTCGTTCGGCCGATACGCGTCGAGTCGGCCGAGACCGCCCGGCGAACGGAGCTCGAGGTCTCGCCGACGGTTCGGATCGACGGCCGGGACGTCCAGCCGAACGCGGTGACGAACCCGTGCGTCGAGTGCAGCGACCGGTGTGCCGACGGTTCGGGTATCGACTGCCGGCTCTGGACGTATCGCGGCGAAACGCACGCGACGCCGCCGGTCGAACTGCTCGTAGAGGCCCTCCTCCGCGCCGCGGTCGGCCGACCGGATGCGGTCGCCCCGCGGCGATCGGACGGTGCGTTCGAACTCGCCGAAGACCTCGAAGCGTTCTTCGGACGGTCCGGCGACG
- a CDS encoding IMP cyclohydrolase — protein sequence MYVGRFVVVSPEVGAYRVSSRSFPNREITARDEALTVGPTEGAPETDNPYVSYNCLRVVETPTGGTAAFGNGSHVDPIAEKLELGYPARDALAESLLALDYEKDDYDTPRIAATIGDGGEALIGTVRKDALLVETVDEPTLVATYEKNAPEPIDLEADAASAAADEVYDLEFEHAVCAAGVARTDDGFETAIENGD from the coding sequence ATGTACGTCGGACGGTTCGTCGTCGTCAGCCCCGAGGTCGGCGCCTACCGCGTCTCCTCACGATCGTTCCCGAACCGCGAGATCACCGCTCGAGACGAGGCCCTCACCGTCGGTCCCACCGAAGGCGCCCCCGAGACCGACAACCCCTACGTCTCCTACAACTGCCTGCGCGTCGTCGAGACGCCGACGGGCGGGACGGCCGCCTTCGGCAACGGCTCGCACGTCGACCCGATCGCGGAGAAACTCGAGCTGGGGTACCCCGCCCGCGACGCGCTCGCGGAAAGTCTGCTCGCGCTCGACTACGAGAAAGACGACTACGACACGCCCCGGATCGCGGCGACGATCGGCGACGGCGGCGAGGCGCTGATCGGCACGGTCCGGAAGGACGCCCTGCTCGTCGAGACCGTCGACGAGCCGACGCTGGTCGCGACCTACGAGAAGAACGCACCGGAGCCGATCGACCTCGAGGCCGACGCCGCTTCGGCGGCCGCGGACGAGGTCTACGACCTCGAGTTCGAGCACGCCGTCTGCGCGGCCGGCGTCGCGCGGACCGACGACGGCTTCGAGACGGCGATCGAGAACGGCGACTGA